Proteins encoded together in one Microcebus murinus isolate Inina chromosome 16, M.murinus_Inina_mat1.0, whole genome shotgun sequence window:
- the MC3R gene encoding melanocortin receptor 3 produces the protein MNASCCLPPAQPTLPNSSGHPGAPPLSNQSSSAFCEQVFIQPEVFLALGIISLLENVLVILAVVRNGNLHSPMYFFLCSLAVADMLVSVSNALETIMIAVVHSDYLSLEDQFIQHMDNVFDSMICISLVASICNLLAIAVDRYITISYALRYHSIMTVRKALALIAAIWVCCGVCGVVFIVYSESKTVIVCLITMFFAMLLLMGTLHVHMFLFARLHVQRIAALPPAEGVAPQQHSCVKGAVTITILLGVFVCCWAPFFLHLVLIIACPTNPHCICYTAHFNAYLVLIMCNSVIDPLIYAFRSPELRSTFKEILCGCSGMNLG, from the coding sequence ATGAACGCCTCGTGCTGCCTGCCCCCCGCGCAGCCCACGCTGCCCAACAGCTCGGGGCACCCCGGAGCGCCTCCCCTCAGCAACCAGAGCAGCAGCGCGTTCTGCGAGCAGGTCTTCATCCAGCCCGAGGTCTTCCTGGCGCTGGGCATCATCAGCCTGCTGGAAAACGTCCTGGTCATCCTGGCCGTGGTCAGGAACGGCAACCTGCACTcgcccatgtacttcttcctctgCAGCCTGGCGGTGGCCGACATGCTGGTGAGCGTGTCCAACGCCCTGGAGACCATCATGATCGCCGTGGTCCACAGCGACTACCTGAGCCTGGAGGACCAGTTCATCCAGCACATGGACAACGTCTTCGACTCCATGATCTGCATCTCCCTGGTGGCCTCCATCTGCAACCTCTTGGCCATCGCCGTGGACAGGTACATCACCATCTCCTACGCGCTGCGCTACCACAGCATCATGACGGTGAGGAAGGCCCTCGCCCTCATCGCGGCCATCTGGGTCTGCTGCGGCGTCTGCGGCGTGGTGTTCATCGTCTACTCCGAGAGCAAGACGGTCATCGTGTGCCTCATCACCATGTTCTTCGCCATGCTGCTGCTCATGGGCACGCTCCACGTGCACATGTTCCTGTTCGCGCGGCTGCACGTCCAGCGCATCGCCGCGCTGCCACCGGCCGAGGGCGTGGCCCCGCAGCAGCACTCGTGCGTGAAGGGGgctgtcaccatcaccatcctgCTGGGCGTGTTCGTTTGCTGCTGGGCCCCCTTCTTCCTGCACCTGGTCCTCATCATCGCCTGCCCCACCAACCCCCACTGCATCTGCTACACCGCGCACTTCAACGCCTACCTGGTCCTCATCATGTGCAACTCGGTCATCGACCCCCTCATCTACGCCTTCCGGAGCCCGGAGCTGCGCAGCACCTTCAAGGAGATTCTCTGCGGCTGCAGCGGCATGAACCTGGGGTAG